In the genome of Acidobacteriota bacterium, the window TAATCCCCTCGACGTGCCCTGGCGGAATAAGCGAGCGTGCTCGCTCTTCCGCGCTCAGCCGTTCAAGATACGTCACCGCAGCCGTCAGGCGTTGATCATCATCCCAATGCAAAACCTGCCCGATCAAGCCACGCAACCAGAAGAGGGCTTTCGTCACCGGCCCAGCCTCAAATTCACCAGGTTGGCTGGATTCTGTCGCGGCCCTGATCTCGCGCAACGTCATCTTCGGGCGGCCTCCCGGTAATTCAAGCCGGTAAAGCGTGCGCAAGGGCACGCCGGCCAGGAAGCTGTGCACGCGCAAAGGCTGTTGCATAAATTCACGTACAAGTTCTGTTTGCATAATCGCCTTCCTTTCAGCGGCGGTTGCGTTCGGCATAATCCTCGGAGGAGGCAGGATCAAGTTCCCAACGATGACGATCACGCTCTTTGACCTTGTCCAGCGAACGCAATGATTCGTTATCATCGAACATCAAGCCCGCACCTGCGCCCAACTCATCCACGAGGCTTTGATCGGGCGTGGGGTTTGCGCCCCCGACCGACTCTTCGCCGACATCCGCGTCCTCCCAGGCGGCGTCAAGATCGCCGCCCGATAGTTCGGGGGAGTATTCGTGATGCTCCCGCAATCGCGCGTTGAAGAGAAATTCGCCACCGGGACCGCCGAGCTTGGCGGCTTCGGCAAATTCCTCTTTGACCTCTTCTGACGGTTCGGGTTGAGAACTTTCAAACCGGCCTAAATCAATCGAATGTGGTGCTGTTTTTTGTCGCGTCATATTGCCCATCCCTCCATTTAACGGTACTGGTAGGTGCAAACTGCGCGCCGGGGGGTTCGTCTTGGCATGGGCTGAAAAGGTGGGGAGCATTTCGCAGCGGCGTGCAATTTTCAACAGCCAACGCGAGAGAAACGCTGTTACTTGCCCAAGGCCTCAGGCAATTTCTCAAAGCGTTTATTCGCAGGAATGAAATCGCTATTGCCCTTTGAGCGCTTCTTCTTTACCCTTCGGCTTGACCAACCGAAACCCATCTTTCGTGACTGTTTCACCAGGAGCACACCGATGAAGAAAATACTGTTTTGCTGTTGCCTGACGCTGTTGTTGGCGCTATCCGCCACCGCGCGTGACAACAACGACCTCGACGCCAAAGTCGAACACGGCTATGCCGATTCGAATGGCGTGAAGATTCACTTCGCGGCCTTGGGGCCGAATGCCGCGCCGCTGGTCGTGATGATTCACGGCTTCCCCGATTTCTGGTTCACTTGGCGCGATCAGATGGTGGCGCTGTCGAAGGATTACCGCGTCGTGGCGATTGACCAGCGCGGCTACAACCTGAGCGACAAACCGAAGGGCGTCGAGAATTACGACATGCAACTGCTGGCCGGGGATGTGGTGGCGGTGGTCAAGCACCACAAACGCGACAAAGCCATCATCGTTGGTCACGATTGGGGCGGGATGGTCGCTTGGACAGTGGCGATGTACATGCCGCAGATGGTCGAACGGCTCATCATCCTGAACCTGCCGCACCCGACCGGACTGTCAC includes:
- a CDS encoding DUF2867 domain-containing protein; its protein translation is MQTELVREFMQQPLRVHSFLAGVPLRTLYRLELPGGRPKMTLREIRAATESSQPGEFEAGPVTKALFWLRGLIGQVLHWDDDQRLTAAVTYLERLSAEERARSLIPPGHVEGISRVLYCFENEFLAEIVNHTVHCFWLLATERTSNGYNLYLAVYVKKLNWFTPVYMALVTPLLKGIIYPSMLKHSRKRWAETFPPAVHAPEKVAV
- a CDS encoding alpha/beta hydrolase, whose amino-acid sequence is MKKILFCCCLTLLLALSATARDNNDLDAKVEHGYADSNGVKIHFAALGPNAAPLVVMIHGFPDFWFTWRDQMVALSKDYRVVAIDQRGYNLSDKPKGVENYDMQLLAGDVVAVVKHHKRDKAIIVGHDWGGMVAWTVAMYMPQMVERLIILNLPHPTGLSRELANNPAQQKNSQYARNFQQPDAHTKINAEGIAFWVKDPEAKKKYIEAFNRSDLEAMLNYYKRNYPREPYQENKTPLPKVQCSVLMIHGLGDTALLPGALNNTWEWLEKDLTLVTVPKAGHFVQQDASDFVSRSMKMWLAR